TTATTGATAGCATTTTTACTTCCTTGAATTTTAATAGTTTTTTTATTGCGCTTTTTATACCACATTAAAAAAAGGAACATAAGTTACACCGCGGTTAATTTTGTAACAATAAATAAACAGATAGGTAATAATACTTGCCTCGCATTTATTCAATCGGTATAAAAACCACACACACTATTTATAAGAAGCGTAAAGCCATGCAAAAACATCAAAGCCAGCCACTAAACGACTTTATAGAATACCCTCACGATGAAATGCTAGAACGTGCAAACGAATTTTTACAAACCAGCCAGCGCCGCCATAGCATTCGCAACTTTAGCGACCGACCCGTGCCTAAAAATATAATTGAAGCCTGTATTAAAGCCGCTGGTACTGCGCCTAGTGGAGCTAATCATCAACCGTGGCATTTTGTGGCTATAAATAGTAGCGATGTAAAAAAACAAATAAGAGAGGCCGCCGAAAAACTAGAGCGTTCTTTTTACGAAGGCAGAGCAGGAGAAGAGTGGCTTGATGCGCTAAAACCATTAGGTACCGACGCC
The genomic region above belongs to Pseudoalteromonas sp. MM1 and contains:
- a CDS encoding nitroreductase family protein gives rise to the protein MQKHQSQPLNDFIEYPHDEMLERANEFLQTSQRRHSIRNFSDRPVPKNIIEACIKAAGTAPSGANHQPWHFVAINSSDVKKQIREAAEKLERSFYEGRAGEEWLDALKPLGTDANKPYLEHAPWLIAVFSQKKGGVNTDDKNTNYYVHESVGLATGFLIQALHRSGLATLTHTPKPMSFLTDICKRDKDNERPYMLLIAGYPSDDATVPAHALDKKSLDEIATFI